The following proteins come from a genomic window of Miscanthus floridulus cultivar M001 chromosome 2, ASM1932011v1, whole genome shotgun sequence:
- the LOC136529712 gene encoding 3beta-hydroxysteroid-dehydrogenase/decarboxylase-like — protein MEAAGGDGRWCVVTGGRGFAARHLVTMLLRSGEWRVRVADLAPAITLDREEEEGFLGAALREGQAVYASADLRDKAQVARAFEGAEVVFHMAAPDSSINNFHLHYAVNVEGTKNVIDACIRCKVKRLIYTSSPSVVFDGVHGIFNVDESMPYPDKFNDSYSETKADAERLVMRANGREGLLTCCIRPSSIFGPGDKLMVPSLVAAARAGKSKYIIGDGNNYYDFTYVENVAYGHVCAEKTLSSADGAKIAAGKTYFITNMEPIKFWEFMSLILEGLGYERPSIKIPVSVMMPVAHVVEWTYQKFAKYGMKVPQLTPSRIRLLSCNRTFSCSRAKDQLGYEPLVSLKDGLKRTVESYPHLQAQNQRSISKASIFLGNGNLAKTVLWEDAKQTVTVLLLLAVIYYHLFTCGYTFITAMAKLLSLTALFLFIHGMLPSNVFGHKVEKLEASNFHITQAQAHHIAHSITSCWNSLVSSLRSLCRGNDWLLFLKVSLSLLVVSILSSMSSQAAFKIGTALVFTGFKAYEKWEDSIDSMVGDVCTVLLNFSSAKKSSS, from the exons ATGGAGGCGGCTGGAGGCGATGGGAGGTGGTGCGTGGTGACTGGCGGCCGCGGGTTCGCCGCGAGGCATCTGGTGACGATGCTGCTCCGCTCCGGCGAGTGGCGGGTGCGCGTGGCCGACCTGGCCCCCGCCATCACGCTCGACCGCGAAGAAGAAGAGGGTTTCCTGGGTGCTGCTCTCCGCGAAGGCCAGGCCGTCTACGCTTCCGCCGACCTCCGCGACAAGGCCCAGGTCGCCAGAG CTTTTGAAGGGGCAGAAGTAGTTTTCCATATGGCTGCTCCAGATTCATCCATCAACAACTTCCACCTTCATTATGCAGTCAATGTTGAGG GAACGAAGAATGTTATTGATGCTTGTATCCGTTGCAAGGTGAAGAGACTCATCTACACTAGTTCACCAAGTGTCGTGTTTGATGGAGTTCATGGAATTTTTAATGTAGATGAATCAATGCCTTACCCTGATAAG TTTAATGATTCCTATTCAGAAACGAAAGCAGATGCAGAAAGGCTTGTGATGAGGGCTAATGGTAGGGAAGGGCTTCTTACGTGCTGTATACGCCCAAGTAGCATTTTTGGCCCTGGTGATAAGCTAATGGTTCCATCTTTGGTTGCTGCTGCAAGGGCAGGGAAGTCCAAA TACATTATTGGTGATGGGAACAACTACTATGATTTCACCTACGTGGAAAATGTGGCATATGGCCATGTTTGTGCAGAGAAAACTCTATCATCTGCAGATGGTGCAAAGATAGCCGCTGGAAAA ACCTATTTCATAACAAATATGGAGCCTATAAAATTCTGGGAGTTCATGTCATTGATTTTAGAAGGTCTTGGATATGAAAG GCCTTCAATAAAAATACCAGTCTCTGTTATGATGCCAGTGGCCCATGTTGTAGAATGGACTTACCAGAAATTTGCTAAGTATGGAATGAAAGTTCCTCAGCTGACCCCTTCAAGGATCAGGCTGCTCTCATGTAACAGGACATTCAGCTGCTCAAGAGCAAAGGACCAGCTTGGTTATGAACCTCTTGTGTCCCTTAAG GATGGACTGAAGAGAACAGTAGAGTCGTACCCCCATCTACAAGCTCAGAATCAGAGGAGTATATCAAAGGCTTCAATTTTCCTTGGGAATGGAAATC TTGCAAAAACAGTACTTTGGGAAGATGCGAAGCAAACTGTGACAGTGCTTCTACTGTTGGCTGTTATCTACTACCATTTATTTACATGTGGTTACACCTTCATCACAGCGATGGCAAAGCTTTTGTCACTGACTGCTCTGTTCTTATTCATTCATGGCATGCTGCCATCAAATGT GTTCGGTCACAAGGTTGAGAAACTTGAGGCCTCTAATTTTCACATCACACAGGCACAGGCTCATCATATTGCTCATTCTATTACTTCGTGTTGGAACTCTTTAGTCAGTTCGCTAAGATCTCTTTGCAGAGGAAATGATTGGCTATTGTTTCTCAAG GTTTCACTCTCTCTGCTGGTTGTCAGCATCCTTAGTTCCATGTCTTCTCAGGCTGCATTTAAAATAG GTACTGCTCTGGTTTTCACAGGCTTCAAAGCATATGAGAAATGGGAGGACAGCATCGACAGTATGGTGGGCGACGTTTGCACCGTTCTTCTGAACTTTAGTTCTGCCAAGAAATCGTCTAGCTAG